In Aquificaceae bacterium, the DNA window ACAGAGCACAGCAGAAGCCATATCACCCATTCTTGAGCCAAGGAGGGCAATGACCACAAAGGCTATCAGGGGTGAAAGCAATATAAGTATTTCCATCTTATCCTCTCATGTCCGTTATTTCGTCGGTAGAATCCACCTTCCTCAGCCTGAATATGGCTATTATTATACCAAGACCAACCGCCGCCTCTGCGGCAGCAAGGGCAACTATAAAGAGGGCAAAGATCTGACCATCCACAAGGCTCAGATGCGCATCCGCACCCACAAAGAGAATATTCACTGCATTCAGTGCCAGCTCCATACTCATCAGGACCGTCACCATGTTTCTCCTGACTAT includes these proteins:
- the nuoK gene encoding NADH-quinone oxidoreductase subunit NuoK; translation: MKTIPLEAYLTLSIILFGLGVFGMIVRRNMVTVLMSMELALNAVNILFVGADAHLSLVDGQIFALFIVALAAAEAAVGLGIIIAIFRLRKVDSTDEITDMRG